The nucleotide window ACCGGCGTCCTTCCTTTGGCTACACCCGAAAACGTCTTGTCTTTATTGCACGATGTAAGATGCAGAGAGTATCAGGCAGGTCAGCATGATCTGCCTGCCTTTTCTTTTCCGACTGTTTTTGATTTGCCGGATAAGGCGTAACCACCACCCGGTAAAACAAACGCGCCAGGTTTTACTCCCCCTGCTGCTCCAGCGCATACTTATACAGCGCATTCTTCTTCACGCCGTGGATCTCCGCCGCCAGCGCCGCAGCTTTCTTCAGCGGCAGTTCCGCCTGCAGCAACGTCAGGGTACGCAGCGCATCAGCAGGGAGCGCATCTTCTTCCGCTTTATGCCCCTCAACAATCAGCACCATTTCGCCTTTGCGGCGGTTTTCATCTTCCTTCACCCATGCCAGCAGTTCACCCACTGGCGCGCCGTGGATGGTTTCCCAGGTTTTCGTCAGCTCACGAGCCAGCACCACATAGCGGGCCTCACCCCAGACGGTAACCATATCTTCCAGGCTTTCCAGCAGGCGGTGAGTGGATTCGTAGAAAATCAGCGTACGCGGTTCCGCTTCCAGATCTTTTAATACATCACGACGGCCTTTAGATTTGGCAGGCAGGAAGCCTTCATAGCAGAAGCGATCGGACGGCAGACCCGCCGCGCTTAATGCCGCAATGGCAGCACACGGCC belongs to Enterobacter cloacae and includes:
- the rsmI gene encoding ribosomal RNA small subunit methyltransferase I; this translates as MKQHETADNSQGQLYIVPTPIGNLSDITQRALTVLQAVDLIAAEDTRHTGLLLQHFAINARMFALHDHNEQQKAETLVAKLKEGQNIALVSDAGTPLINDPGYHLVRTCREAGIRVVPLPGPCAAIAALSAAGLPSDRFCYEGFLPAKSKGRRDVLKDLEAEPRTLIFYESTHRLLESLEDMVTVWGEARYVVLARELTKTWETIHGAPVGELLAWVKEDENRRKGEMVLIVEGHKAEEDALPADALRTLTLLQAELPLKKAAALAAEIHGVKKNALYKYALEQQGE